In Drosophila subpulchrella strain 33 F10 #4 breed RU33 chromosome 3R, RU_Dsub_v1.1 Primary Assembly, whole genome shotgun sequence, the following are encoded in one genomic region:
- the LOC119556429 gene encoding DNA repair protein RAD51 homolog 3: MDKGPSGSSENLNVFSKSCWDISQKDPNKILTSNKALDNHFGGGIPLGHIVELIGNSGTGKTQMCLQLCLNVQIPKAAGGLEGSALFIDTRQDFHPDRLLGLAQKLEKQYEHKVPEFKAVKMLKKIFHVRCPNMVQLMATVFSCQRHLADHPDIKLIVIDSLAFSLRMLENGAQRYELLLELHECMRRLQRQHELAWVVINVLTHRCFRNQFRVVPALGDMHSHLINERIWFSGSSQLHLGKTWRTSRLIKESN, encoded by the exons ATGGATAAAGGTCCATCTGGGTCCAGCGAAAACCTAAATGTATTCAGTAAATCCTGCTGGGACATATCACAAAAGGACCCGAATAAGATCCTGACGAGTAATAAAGCCCTGGACAATCATTTTGGAGGTGGCATACCCTTGGGTCACATTGTAGAACTCATTGGGAACTCGGGCACCGGCAAGACCCAAATGTG CTTACAACTGTGTCTGAATGTACAAATTCCCAAGGCTGCTGGAGGATTGGAAGGAAGTGCCTTGTTCATAGACACCCGACAGGACTTTCATCCGGACAGATTGCTAG gTCTAGCTCAGAAACTGGAAAAGCAATACGAACACAAAGTACCAGAATTTAAGGCTGTCAAAATGctgaaaaaaatcttccatGTGAGGTGTCCCAATATGGTTCAGTTAATGGCTACCGTTTTCAGTTGTCAAAGGCATCTCGCAGATCATCCAGAT ATTAAACTGATTGTGATCGACTCCCTGGCATTTTCCCTGCGAATGCTGGAGAATGGCGCCCAGCGTTACGAGCTGCTCCTGGAACTGCACGAATGCATGAGGCGACTGCAACGTCAACACGAATTGGCC TGGGTCGTCATCAATGTGCTCACGCATCGCTGCTTCAGGAATCAGTTCCGTGTTGTGCCCGCCCTGGGGGACATGCATTCGCACCTGATCAACGAGCGCATCTGGTTTTCGGGCAGCTCGCAGCTTCACCTGGGCAAGACGTGGAGAACCAGTAGATTAATTAAGGAATCCAATTGA
- the LOC119552435 gene encoding serine palmitoyltransferase small subunit B produces the protein MLNLKHLASHAYRQYELVTCINMLEPWEKKLINGFFLIMLSLVIFSSFMYLPDYLQTLLQFITPPTWHSSPENSAYVAQKMGRS, from the exons ATGTTGAATTTAAAGCACTTGGCCAGCCACGCCTACCGCCAGTACGAGCTGGTGACCTGCATCAATATGCTGGAGCCCTGGGAAAAGAAGCTGATCA ATGGATTCTTCCTGATCATGCTGTCCCTGGTGATCTTCTCCAGCTTCATGTATCTACCGGACTATCTGCAAACCCTGCTGCAGTTCATAACGCCACCCACTTGGCACAGTTCTCCGGAAAATTCAGCCTATGTGGCACAAAAAATGGGACGGAGCTAA